In Ruania zhangjianzhongii, the following proteins share a genomic window:
- a CDS encoding FtsX-like permease family protein produces MTAVLALGLRLAKAGGRLRALSIVAGNAFGVVLLLVALSLPAALYPDPAERAELQVQIFGILLFLLVPAVILLVTVGRLSSAVRDRRLAALRLLGLSPWRTRLVAAVENGVLALVGALLGAGVMALVLAWLGPALVDTGWMDQAPRTSVVAGVTVVLVVTVVSVLVGTASTWERELPGRGRAEATRHTPGIWRLGVLLVGLGLLGGLWMLEPHTRLQVWLFAPFLLGGGVLTAVGIALTIPLLTSWCARGLVRSARVAPRLAGRAIQNDPVGPSRVVAGLGVVTFLTVAALAFLGAFENMPNYRYALQVVGEGPQEMGVYAEDDGPLVGLDELAEIPGVQAVIPDHAVTIPCADLDSMPEPLDGEQCGGLVFVGTCGQLAQIMTMSGCDDSRSARIDPVSGAVYSPSWSMDTFHGDAVDLTILSGEDLTRRTIDLTGDPITMDAWATVGEWAWPASAEVFVPVALVDDILGPVTRVRVNADGGLAVQERVAEWASARGYTSFANPMMDFEAVQTTRIAVWSLSGVALGTGLLLFALTAADRARERRRHVARQIMVGVPVRVLRASQSLQLVIPVLTTSALAILAGLVLAGGYARQAQYVPPSQGGLMGAIEETFAVISLQSWLVLAGMIALAVLLAVASTVPLIRTRLRPELLRRE; encoded by the coding sequence ATGACGGCGGTGCTCGCCCTGGGCCTGCGCCTCGCCAAGGCCGGGGGTCGGCTCCGCGCATTGTCGATCGTGGCGGGGAACGCGTTCGGCGTGGTGCTCCTGCTTGTCGCGCTGTCCTTGCCCGCAGCGCTCTACCCGGATCCTGCCGAGCGTGCCGAGCTGCAGGTGCAGATCTTCGGGATCCTGCTGTTCCTGCTGGTGCCAGCCGTGATCCTGCTGGTTACCGTGGGCCGGCTCTCCTCCGCGGTGCGAGACCGGCGGCTGGCGGCGCTGCGGCTACTCGGCCTATCGCCGTGGCGGACGCGACTGGTGGCGGCCGTGGAGAACGGCGTGCTCGCGCTCGTCGGTGCGCTGCTCGGGGCCGGTGTGATGGCACTCGTGCTGGCGTGGCTGGGCCCGGCGCTCGTCGACACCGGCTGGATGGACCAGGCGCCGCGGACCTCGGTGGTCGCTGGGGTGACGGTCGTGCTTGTGGTGACCGTGGTGTCGGTGCTCGTTGGCACGGCCTCGACATGGGAGCGGGAGCTGCCCGGCCGTGGTCGCGCCGAGGCCACCCGCCACACGCCGGGGATCTGGCGGTTGGGCGTGCTGCTCGTCGGGCTGGGGTTGCTCGGTGGGCTGTGGATGCTCGAACCCCACACACGCCTCCAGGTGTGGCTGTTCGCCCCGTTCCTGCTCGGTGGCGGTGTGTTGACCGCCGTCGGGATCGCACTGACGATCCCGCTGCTCACTTCCTGGTGCGCTCGCGGCCTGGTTCGCTCGGCGCGGGTGGCTCCCCGACTGGCTGGCCGGGCGATCCAGAACGACCCAGTGGGACCATCCCGGGTAGTGGCCGGGCTCGGTGTAGTGACGTTCCTGACGGTTGCCGCGCTGGCGTTCCTCGGTGCCTTCGAGAACATGCCCAACTATCGGTACGCGCTCCAGGTGGTCGGTGAGGGACCGCAGGAGATGGGGGTCTACGCCGAGGATGACGGACCGTTGGTGGGGCTGGACGAGCTGGCCGAGATCCCCGGTGTCCAGGCGGTGATCCCGGATCATGCGGTGACGATCCCGTGTGCTGACCTGGACTCGATGCCTGAGCCGCTCGATGGTGAGCAGTGCGGTGGGCTAGTGTTCGTGGGCACCTGCGGCCAGCTGGCGCAGATCATGACGATGAGCGGCTGTGATGACTCCCGATCGGCACGGATCGATCCGGTCTCCGGGGCCGTCTATTCTCCGTCGTGGAGCATGGACACCTTTCACGGCGACGCCGTGGATCTGACCATCCTTTCGGGTGAGGACCTGACGCGCCGGACGATCGATCTCACCGGGGACCCGATCACGATGGACGCCTGGGCCACAGTCGGGGAGTGGGCCTGGCCGGCGAGTGCGGAAGTGTTCGTTCCAGTGGCGCTGGTCGATGACATTCTGGGCCCGGTGACGCGGGTGCGGGTGAACGCCGACGGTGGCCTCGCAGTGCAGGAGCGGGTTGCCGAGTGGGCATCGGCCCGCGGCTACACGTCCTTCGCTAACCCGATGATGGACTTCGAGGCGGTGCAGACCACAAGAATTGCAGTGTGGTCGTTGTCTGGGGTGGCGCTGGGCACCGGGCTGCTGCTGTTCGCCCTCACTGCCGCGGACCGGGCGCGAGAACGGCGTCGGCACGTGGCCCGGCAGATCATGGTCGGCGTACCGGTGCGGGTGCTGCGCGCCAGCCAGAGCCTGCAGCTGGTCATCCCGGTGCTCACCACCAGCGCACTGGCGATCCTGGCCGGTCTCGTGCTCGCAGGTGGGTACGCGCGCCAGGCGCAATACGTCCCGCCTTCCCAGGGCGGTCTCATGGGCGCCATCGAGGAGACCTTCGCAGTGATCAGCCTGCAGTCCTGGTTGGTGCTCGCCGGGATGATCGCGCTCGCGGTACTGCTCGCCGTCGCCAGCACGGTGCCGTTGATCCGCACCCGGCTGCGCCCGGAGCTGCTCCGCCGAGAGTGA
- a CDS encoding amino acid ABC transporter permease, with protein sequence MNAHAMFDTAGPRAQRWIRIITVLSVLLILGLFALAYYQFYASGALAPSKWRTFTEPGTLRYLGTALKNTMLAAGVAGAAALPLGLLLALGRLSKVLPLRWLCTGIIELFRAVPVLLIIYVFMFALPAYGIEASTFAKLVIPITLCAAATLAEVFRAGVLALPRGQTEAGLSVGLTDGQTFRTIVLPQALRIVIPALVAQAVIVVKDTAFGYVVSYAELLQSGRVLIANTGDLVQTYLVVTIVYILVNMLISWGARALDRRMGRTGARGLSLAAPRRMGGIA encoded by the coding sequence ATGAACGCGCACGCGATGTTCGACACCGCCGGCCCTCGCGCCCAGCGGTGGATCCGGATCATCACCGTGCTCAGCGTGCTGCTGATCCTCGGCCTGTTCGCCCTGGCCTACTACCAGTTCTACGCCTCCGGTGCCCTGGCGCCGTCGAAATGGCGCACCTTCACCGAGCCGGGCACGCTGCGCTATCTGGGCACGGCGCTGAAGAACACGATGCTGGCCGCCGGCGTGGCGGGCGCCGCCGCACTACCGCTGGGGCTGCTGCTCGCGCTGGGCCGGCTCTCCAAGGTCCTCCCGCTGCGCTGGCTGTGCACCGGCATCATCGAGCTGTTCCGCGCCGTGCCGGTGCTGCTGATCATCTACGTGTTCATGTTCGCCCTACCCGCCTACGGCATCGAGGCGAGCACGTTCGCCAAGCTGGTCATCCCGATCACGTTGTGCGCGGCGGCCACCCTGGCAGAGGTGTTCCGCGCCGGAGTGCTCGCCCTCCCCCGGGGGCAGACCGAGGCGGGCCTGTCCGTGGGTCTCACCGACGGGCAGACGTTCCGCACCATCGTGCTGCCGCAGGCGCTGCGGATCGTGATCCCGGCGCTGGTGGCGCAGGCGGTGATCGTGGTCAAGGACACCGCGTTCGGGTACGTGGTCTCCTACGCCGAGCTGCTGCAGAGCGGACGGGTGCTGATCGCGAACACCGGTGACCTGGTGCAGACCTACCTGGTGGTCACCATCGTGTACATCCTGGTGAACATGCTGATCTCCTGGGGTGCCCGAGCCTTGGACCGGCGGATGGGCCGCACCGGCGCCCGCGGCCTCTCCCTGGCGGCACCCCGCCGGATGGGCGGGATCGCCTAG
- a CDS encoding amino acid ABC transporter permease: MGVLFGNYLPELLSGLWVTVQITGVSFVGALILGTLLATCRISPIPPLRAAASVYVEIFRNVPLVALVVLVVYGLPEIGLNPGFLPGVMLATTSVGAAFACETLRTGANAVGAGQIEAARSIGLTFSGIMRDVVVPQAARSVIGPMVTLFIGILLSSSMAAVVGQADLTYTASLINNKEALGLITFAVAAAAYAAISLGAAGVGAAAEKKFRVLR, encoded by the coding sequence ATGGGTGTGCTCTTCGGGAACTATCTGCCCGAACTGCTTTCCGGACTGTGGGTGACCGTGCAGATCACCGGGGTCTCGTTCGTCGGAGCGCTGATCCTGGGCACGCTCCTCGCTACCTGCCGGATCAGTCCGATCCCACCGCTTCGGGCGGCGGCGAGCGTGTATGTGGAGATCTTCCGGAACGTGCCGCTGGTGGCACTGGTGGTGCTGGTGGTCTACGGGCTGCCGGAGATCGGGCTGAACCCAGGTTTCCTTCCCGGGGTGATGCTGGCGACCACCTCCGTGGGTGCGGCGTTCGCGTGCGAGACGCTGCGCACCGGCGCGAACGCGGTCGGCGCCGGGCAGATCGAGGCGGCGCGGTCGATCGGGCTGACGTTCTCCGGGATCATGCGCGACGTGGTGGTCCCCCAGGCCGCACGGAGTGTGATCGGCCCGATGGTGACGCTGTTCATCGGCATCCTGCTCAGCTCCTCGATGGCCGCAGTGGTGGGGCAGGCGGACCTGACCTACACCGCGTCGCTGATCAACAACAAGGAGGCCCTCGGGCTGATCACCTTCGCCGTGGCGGCGGCCGCGTATGCGGCGATCTCACTGGGAGCCGCCGGCGTCGGTGCTGCGGCGGAGAAGAAGTTCCGGGTGCTCCGATGA
- a CDS encoding transporter substrate-binding domain-containing protein, translated as MRTTARSRVLATLTAVALSTLALAACSPEDPADEGADEGGGDAYTELVGSGPVADDAAVEGNEWASAVREAGVLTVGGTETSELFSLLDPTTGETRGFDSGIQQMLSQYILGEVNMELQQVTVDTREQVLESNTVDTVIATYSITPERAERVAFAGPYYSSQAGILVSTDTTDIQGVDDLAGRTVATQANSTGVTLLEEEAPEAEILALPDHAQALAAVQQGNADAYVIDQTLLMNAVVANDDVQIVGEPFGPEDPYGIGVNQDSDAVDFINTFLTEIEDSGLWADLWQLTIGDRADIPDVPTPPTPGDTGL; from the coding sequence ATGCGCACTACCGCTCGCAGCAGAGTGCTGGCCACGCTGACGGCCGTAGCCCTGTCCACCCTGGCCCTGGCCGCCTGTTCCCCCGAGGACCCCGCGGACGAGGGCGCCGACGAGGGGGGCGGCGACGCCTACACCGAGTTGGTCGGCTCCGGGCCGGTGGCCGACGACGCCGCAGTGGAAGGCAACGAATGGGCCAGTGCCGTTCGTGAGGCCGGGGTGCTCACCGTCGGCGGCACGGAAACCTCCGAGCTGTTCTCCCTGCTGGACCCGACCACCGGTGAGACTCGCGGGTTCGACTCCGGGATCCAGCAGATGCTCAGCCAGTACATCCTCGGCGAGGTGAACATGGAGCTGCAGCAGGTGACCGTGGACACCCGCGAGCAGGTGCTCGAGTCGAACACGGTCGACACGGTGATCGCGACCTACTCGATCACTCCGGAACGGGCTGAGCGGGTCGCGTTCGCCGGGCCGTACTACAGCTCCCAGGCCGGCATCCTGGTCTCGACGGACACCACCGACATCCAGGGCGTCGACGACCTGGCCGGGCGCACGGTGGCGACCCAGGCGAACTCCACCGGGGTCACACTGCTGGAAGAGGAAGCACCGGAGGCGGAGATCCTCGCGCTGCCGGACCACGCGCAGGCGCTGGCCGCGGTGCAGCAGGGCAATGCGGACGCCTACGTGATCGACCAGACGCTGCTGATGAACGCCGTAGTGGCCAACGACGATGTGCAGATCGTCGGCGAGCCGTTCGGCCCCGAAGACCCCTACGGCATCGGAGTGAACCAGGACTCGGATGCGGTGGACTTCATCAACACCTTCCTCACCGAGATCGAGGACAGCGGCCTGTGGGCAGACCTGTGGCAGCTGACCATCGGCGACCGGGCAGACATCCCGGACGTGCCGACGCCCCCGACCCCGGGCGACACCGGGCTGTAG
- a CDS encoding NAD(P)H-dependent oxidoreductase: MHPSHLNQNTEPRTVLWVSAHPEPASLTASLARSGAQTLREQGHEVLTSDLYAMGWDAVVRRDNLDRRGLTGRVEVTRHGRAAYLEDALTEDVAREQDKLRRADALVIQFPLWWYGMPAILKGWFDRVFVSGFAFGSDPVTGRRLRFEQGPFRGMRALAVITAGDRPGALGPRGISGPPTELFYGLLHGTFAYTGMSALQPWILPSADFTSEEGFSAVRDSLATRLKGLFDEEPISYREQFTGDYTEDWELHPHVAPGRTGLAAHLCA, translated from the coding sequence ATGCATCCGTCACACCTGAACCAGAACACCGAGCCGCGCACCGTGCTGTGGGTCAGCGCCCATCCGGAACCGGCCTCGCTCACCGCCTCCCTCGCTCGTAGCGGTGCCCAGACGCTGCGCGAGCAGGGCCACGAGGTGCTCACCTCGGACCTGTACGCGATGGGCTGGGACGCGGTGGTCCGCCGGGACAATCTGGACCGCCGCGGGCTGACCGGCCGGGTGGAGGTGACCAGGCATGGGCGCGCCGCCTACCTGGAGGATGCCCTCACCGAGGATGTGGCCCGCGAGCAGGACAAGCTCCGCCGCGCGGACGCACTCGTGATCCAGTTCCCGCTGTGGTGGTACGGCATGCCGGCCATCCTCAAGGGCTGGTTCGACCGGGTGTTCGTCAGCGGATTCGCCTTCGGCAGCGACCCGGTCACCGGGCGGCGGCTGCGGTTCGAGCAGGGTCCGTTCCGCGGGATGCGGGCCCTGGCAGTGATCACTGCCGGCGACCGGCCGGGCGCGCTGGGGCCCCGCGGGATCAGCGGCCCGCCGACCGAGCTGTTCTACGGCCTGCTGCACGGCACGTTCGCTTACACCGGGATGTCGGCGCTGCAGCCGTGGATCCTGCCGAGTGCGGACTTCACCTCCGAGGAGGGCTTCAGCGCGGTGCGGGACTCGCTGGCCACCCGGCTGAAAGGTCTCTTCGACGAGGAGCCGATCAGCTACCGAGAGCAGTTCACCGGCGACTACACCGAGGACTGGGAGCTGCACCCGCACGTCGCGCCCGGTCGGACCGGGCTCGCCGCCCACCTCTGCGCCTGA
- a CDS encoding winged helix-turn-helix transcriptional regulator, with product MRLPVQRAVEVCPVEVAVSVLGGTWKLTLIKHLAEGERRFGELGRLVPLANRKTLTRQLRELEEDGVLVRTVHPEVPPRVEYALTDLGRSLMPVVAAMDAWGGHFAQVSGLVAATGDEQTTV from the coding sequence ATGCGTCTTCCGGTGCAGCGGGCGGTCGAGGTGTGCCCGGTGGAGGTGGCGGTCTCCGTGCTCGGTGGCACGTGGAAGCTGACGCTGATCAAGCATCTCGCGGAGGGGGAGCGGCGGTTCGGGGAGCTCGGCCGGTTGGTGCCGCTGGCGAACCGAAAGACCCTGACCCGCCAGCTTCGTGAGCTCGAGGAGGACGGCGTGCTGGTGCGCACTGTCCATCCCGAGGTGCCGCCGCGGGTGGAGTACGCGCTGACCGATCTCGGCCGGAGCCTGATGCCGGTGGTGGCGGCGATGGATGCGTGGGGCGGACATTTCGCGCAGGTGAGCGGTCTGGTGGCTGCGACCGGCGACGAGCAGACGACCGTCTGA
- a CDS encoding IS110 family transposase, producing the protein MYEEADDGEVVVARVAALDVGKAEVVACVRIPGESGRRVQEIQSYSTMTGSLLAMCDHFRCEQVSLVVMEATGDYWKAPFYLLEQAGFTVWVVNARDVKHLPGRAKTDKLDAAWLCKVAERKMLRPSFVPPAPIRVLRDLTRYRVDLITARTAEKQRVEKVLDTAGVKVSVVASDIFGVSGRAMLHALIDGQRDPKALAELAKGSLRGSAKRAALEEAFTARFFTDHHAFLLATMMSRVERLDADIAAVEARIEAELVPFADQVASLDEIPGIGRHAAAAIIAEIGVDMSRFPTAGHLCSWARYAPVISQSAGKSHGKNATGKGDRYLARALGDAAVNAARTHTFLGERYRRLARRRGKLRANVAVGRSMLVIIWHLLSDPQARFNDLGPDYYEQRIRPDRRRDNHVRALQQLGYYVTLEAAA; encoded by the coding sequence GTGTATGAGGAAGCTGATGATGGTGAGGTAGTTGTCGCGCGGGTGGCCGCGCTGGATGTGGGCAAGGCCGAGGTGGTCGCGTGTGTGCGGATCCCGGGTGAGTCGGGTCGGCGGGTCCAGGAGATCCAGTCTTATTCCACGATGACGGGCTCGTTGTTGGCGATGTGTGATCACTTCCGGTGCGAGCAGGTGTCTCTGGTGGTGATGGAGGCCACCGGGGACTACTGGAAGGCCCCGTTCTATTTGCTGGAGCAGGCGGGGTTCACCGTGTGGGTGGTCAACGCTCGCGATGTCAAGCACCTGCCCGGGCGGGCCAAGACCGACAAGCTGGACGCGGCTTGGTTGTGCAAGGTTGCTGAGCGAAAGATGCTGCGACCGAGTTTCGTTCCACCGGCACCGATTCGGGTGCTGCGGGATCTGACGCGCTATCGGGTCGATCTGATTACCGCGCGCACGGCGGAGAAGCAGCGGGTGGAGAAGGTCCTCGATACTGCCGGGGTCAAGGTCTCGGTCGTGGCCTCGGATATCTTCGGGGTCTCCGGGCGAGCGATGCTGCACGCGCTCATCGATGGTCAGCGCGATCCGAAGGCTCTGGCCGAGTTGGCCAAAGGCAGCCTGCGAGGTTCAGCCAAGCGGGCCGCTCTGGAAGAGGCCTTCACGGCCAGGTTCTTCACCGACCACCATGCCTTCCTGCTGGCCACGATGATGTCCCGGGTGGAGCGTCTGGATGCTGATATCGCTGCCGTGGAGGCCAGGATCGAGGCCGAGCTGGTCCCTTTTGCCGATCAGGTCGCATCCCTGGATGAGATTCCCGGGATCGGACGCCATGCGGCCGCGGCGATCATCGCTGAGATCGGGGTGGACATGAGCCGCTTCCCCACCGCTGGGCACCTGTGCTCGTGGGCCCGATACGCCCCGGTCATCTCCCAGTCCGCGGGTAAGTCCCACGGCAAGAACGCCACCGGTAAAGGCGATCGATACCTCGCCCGCGCCCTGGGCGATGCGGCCGTGAACGCGGCCCGGACCCACACCTTCCTCGGCGAGCGTTACCGCCGCCTGGCACGCCGGCGCGGGAAGTTGCGCGCCAACGTCGCCGTGGGACGCTCCATGCTCGTGATCATCTGGCACCTCCTGTCCGATCCCCAGGCCCGATTCAACGACCTCGGTCCGGACTACTACGAACAACGCATCCGCCCCGACCGGCGCCGCGACAACCACGTCCGCGCCCTACAACAACTCGGCTACTACGTCACCCTCGAAGCCGCCGCCTGA
- a CDS encoding phosphosulfolactate synthase — translation MTRTAHDVSFDFVPRAYRPTKPRSHGITEIRAPYYDTFGTRHLQDVFDVAGQWVDGIKWAGGSFALLPTEQVKAFSEIAHAHDSYVSSGGWIETVLRYGDDAVDAYLKEAKEVGFDTIEISTGFIMLPTSGLERLVEKVVKAGLKAKPELGIQIGSGGDSGEAELAAESKKDIGDLVDRGKRALDAGASIIMIESEGITENVTEWNTGAAASIINGLGLENVMFEAADGPVFEWYVKNYGNEVNLFVDHTQILQLEGLRQNIWGNKSTWGRVINPAP, via the coding sequence ATGACCCGCACAGCACACGATGTGTCCTTCGACTTCGTCCCCCGCGCCTACCGGCCGACGAAACCGCGTAGCCACGGGATCACCGAGATCCGTGCGCCCTACTACGACACCTTCGGCACCCGCCACCTGCAGGACGTCTTCGACGTCGCCGGGCAGTGGGTGGACGGCATCAAGTGGGCCGGCGGCTCGTTCGCCCTGCTGCCCACCGAGCAGGTGAAGGCGTTCAGCGAGATCGCCCACGCTCATGATTCCTATGTCTCCTCCGGCGGCTGGATCGAGACCGTGCTGCGCTACGGCGATGATGCGGTCGACGCCTACCTGAAGGAGGCCAAGGAGGTCGGCTTCGACACCATCGAGATCTCCACCGGCTTCATCATGTTGCCCACCTCCGGCCTGGAGCGCCTGGTGGAGAAAGTCGTCAAGGCCGGGCTGAAGGCCAAGCCCGAGCTCGGCATCCAGATCGGCTCCGGCGGCGACTCCGGCGAGGCCGAGCTGGCTGCGGAGAGCAAGAAGGACATCGGCGACCTGGTGGACCGCGGCAAACGGGCGCTGGACGCCGGCGCCTCGATCATCATGATCGAGTCCGAGGGCATCACCGAGAACGTCACCGAGTGGAACACCGGCGCGGCCGCCTCGATCATCAACGGCCTCGGCCTGGAGAACGTCATGTTCGAGGCCGCCGACGGCCCGGTCTTCGAGTGGTACGTGAAGAACTACGGCAACGAGGTGAACCTGTTCGTCGACCACACCCAGATCCTGCAGCTGGAGGGCCTACGGCAGAACATCTGGGGGAACAAGTCGACCTGGGGCCGAGTGATCAACCCCGCGCCGTAG
- a CDS encoding MmgE/PrpD family protein, whose protein sequence is MTEVEELADFTARASLDQLSPTAREQLKIRVLDTVGVAIGALDAAPMRAIRGLVDDLGGTPSATLIGGGKTSPERAAFYNSGLSRYLDFMDSYLARGETNHPSDNLGAVLAAAEHSGASGAELLTALAVAYQVHTRLSDVAPVRAKGFDHTTQGAYAAAAAAAKALRLPAEQIAHAIAISGTANNALRVTRTGSLSNWKGLAYPQVAKEGMFAALLAQRGITGPAEVFEGNKGFKDSIAGPFQIDWSAEDLENVTRTIIKKYNAEIHSQSALEAALDVRGQEGFRVEDIAAIDLSTFDVAYSIIGGGEEGDKRTVRTKEEADHSLPWMLAVTLLDGELTPAQYVPERVIAGDVQALLHKVAISPDEALSARFPNEMPAELTIILTDGTTFQATHHTYEGFHSQPAGWDAVEDKFTRLTSPFADASLRQEIVAIVRDLEHQPTATLTAALASVSSTRTT, encoded by the coding sequence ATGACAGAGGTAGAGGAGCTGGCGGACTTCACCGCGAGGGCCAGCCTCGACCAGCTCAGCCCAACCGCACGGGAACAGCTGAAGATCCGTGTACTAGACACCGTGGGGGTGGCGATCGGTGCCCTCGACGCTGCCCCGATGCGGGCCATCCGCGGCCTGGTCGACGATCTGGGCGGAACTCCGAGCGCCACATTGATCGGCGGCGGGAAGACCTCCCCCGAACGCGCCGCCTTCTACAACTCCGGCCTCAGCCGCTACCTGGACTTCATGGACTCGTACCTGGCCAGGGGCGAGACCAACCACCCCTCGGACAACCTGGGTGCGGTGCTCGCTGCGGCCGAGCACTCCGGTGCCAGCGGCGCCGAGCTGCTCACAGCGCTGGCGGTCGCCTATCAGGTGCACACCCGCCTGTCCGACGTCGCCCCGGTTCGCGCCAAGGGCTTCGACCACACCACCCAGGGCGCCTATGCCGCAGCGGCCGCAGCCGCCAAGGCGCTGCGTCTGCCGGCCGAGCAGATCGCGCACGCGATCGCTATCTCCGGAACGGCGAACAACGCGCTGCGCGTCACCCGTACCGGGTCCTTGAGCAACTGGAAGGGTCTCGCCTACCCACAGGTGGCCAAAGAAGGCATGTTCGCTGCACTGCTCGCCCAACGCGGTATCACCGGCCCCGCCGAGGTGTTCGAGGGCAATAAGGGCTTCAAGGACTCCATCGCCGGCCCGTTCCAGATCGACTGGTCCGCCGAGGATCTGGAGAACGTCACCCGCACCATCATCAAGAAGTACAACGCCGAGATCCACTCCCAGTCCGCCCTGGAGGCGGCGCTGGACGTCCGCGGCCAGGAAGGATTCCGCGTCGAGGACATCGCCGCCATCGACCTGTCCACTTTCGACGTCGCCTACTCGATCATCGGCGGCGGCGAAGAGGGCGACAAGCGCACCGTCCGCACCAAGGAGGAGGCGGACCACTCCCTGCCGTGGATGCTCGCCGTCACCCTGCTGGACGGTGAGCTCACCCCGGCGCAGTACGTCCCGGAGCGCGTGATCGCAGGTGACGTACAAGCCTTGCTGCACAAGGTGGCCATCAGTCCCGACGAGGCCCTCTCCGCGCGTTTCCCGAACGAGATGCCCGCTGAGCTGACGATCATCCTCACCGACGGCACCACCTTCCAGGCCACCCACCACACCTACGAGGGGTTCCACTCCCAGCCCGCCGGATGGGACGCCGTCGAGGACAAGTTCACCCGCCTGACCAGCCCATTCGCCGATGCGAGCCTGCGCCAGGAGATCGTCGCGATCGTGCGCGACCTGGAACACCAGCCGACCGCGACGCTCACTGCTGCGCTCGCCAGCGTCTCGAGTACCCGCACCACCTGA
- a CDS encoding TetR/AcrR family transcriptional regulator, whose protein sequence is MPDLSTSAHTRQAILEAAAHEVLEHGYAGASLSSIAGRLGLTKGALAYHFPTKDRIITALLERFQSVLAESDNAAAEVFGDSPSRACVALVVNVGHAAGTDIVTTAAMSLFSDPSVSRDGLIGAMTDWVDRVLAHLQAMVAEEGYTFGVDLHDAAEFFIATLGGTWMTARYFPRTAARPRLQFTQLALEAIGLPPAVTDAVVADVLAAARDQRVRIAPVELMTGEPLQFRYGPPDAGS, encoded by the coding sequence ATGCCTGATCTGTCCACATCGGCGCACACTCGCCAGGCGATCCTCGAAGCCGCTGCGCACGAGGTGCTAGAGCACGGCTACGCGGGGGCGTCGCTGTCCAGCATCGCTGGCCGGCTGGGGCTGACGAAGGGGGCACTGGCCTACCACTTCCCCACGAAGGACCGCATCATCACCGCGCTCCTGGAGCGCTTCCAGAGCGTGCTCGCCGAGTCCGACAACGCCGCGGCCGAGGTGTTCGGCGACAGCCCGTCGCGAGCCTGTGTCGCACTCGTGGTGAACGTCGGACATGCGGCCGGGACGGATATCGTGACCACGGCCGCGATGTCCTTGTTCTCCGACCCGTCGGTTTCTCGAGACGGGTTGATCGGGGCGATGACCGACTGGGTCGACCGCGTCCTGGCCCACCTGCAGGCCATGGTGGCCGAGGAGGGGTACACGTTCGGGGTGGATCTGCACGATGCGGCAGAGTTCTTCATCGCCACCCTCGGCGGCACCTGGATGACGGCCCGGTACTTCCCGCGGACCGCTGCTCGCCCTCGGCTGCAGTTCACCCAGCTCGCGCTCGAGGCGATCGGACTGCCTCCGGCGGTCACCGATGCGGTGGTCGCCGACGTCCTCGCTGCAGCGCGGGATCAGCGGGTACGGATTGCGCCGGTAGAACTGATGACCGGTGAGCCGCTGCAGTTCCGGTACGGGCCGCCGGACGCGGGTTCCTGA
- a CDS encoding hemerythrin domain-containing protein: MPAPASNPASISIGELLTREHREIDAGIEAFVARARNGAEDATGNWVAPLLDAMTALRRHIYLEEAFLFPPIRAAGLMMPIMVMLREHGELWRAMDQLGEALESGTGDSCLRHNLVTRCGTMLELLEAHNSKEEPIIYSRADVDLSEAAHAELARFLRTGSTPPGWVCERAAG; this comes from the coding sequence ATGCCGGCACCAGCCAGTAACCCTGCGAGCATCTCGATCGGCGAGCTACTCACGCGAGAGCACCGCGAGATCGATGCGGGCATCGAGGCCTTCGTCGCCCGCGCCCGAAACGGCGCCGAGGACGCCACCGGCAACTGGGTCGCCCCGCTCCTGGACGCGATGACCGCGCTGCGGCGGCACATCTACCTCGAGGAGGCCTTCCTCTTCCCGCCGATCCGGGCCGCCGGCCTGATGATGCCGATCATGGTGATGCTGCGCGAACACGGCGAGCTGTGGCGGGCGATGGACCAGCTCGGGGAAGCACTGGAGAGCGGCACTGGGGACTCCTGCCTGCGCCACAATCTCGTCACCCGCTGCGGCACCATGCTCGAACTCCTCGAGGCACACAACAGCAAAGAAGAGCCGATCATCTATAGCCGGGCCGATGTGGACCTGTCCGAGGCTGCACACGCCGAGCTTGCCCGGTTCCTCCGCACCGGCAGCACGCCACCGGGGTGGGTCTGCGAGCGCGCCGCCGGCTGA